In Argonema galeatum A003/A1, one DNA window encodes the following:
- a CDS encoding class I SAM-dependent DNA methyltransferase — protein sequence MNGLLNNIQNFVDYVRTLKGDEKGEAQVFCDRLFQAFGHQGYKEAGAELEYRVKAKGKTTKFADLLWRPRLLLEMKKRGENLEKHYQQAFEYWLELVPHRPKYVVLCNFDEFWIYDLDLQLREPVDRVSLEELPNRFTALNFLFPENRQPLFNNNKIDVTRTAADKVAQVFNRLVQRGEKVETAQRFILQCVVALFAEDIDLLPRGLFTEFLGDCQMNRVSSYDLIGGLFRQMGSDRPAPKDSRYGDVPYFNGGIFSTIEPIHLTRGEIDLLLDASAERWSKVEPAIFGALFESSMGKEERHALGAHYTSEADIQKVVLPTIIRPWRERIEAANTLKDLLALRQELINFKILDPACGSGNFLYVAYRELKRLEAQLLTKIHQSFSRAANVIGTMSLVKTSQFYGIDIKPFAVELAKVTLMLAKKLALDEENHLLNVVQMNLALDMDRALPLDNLDKNIRCDDALFCDWETVDVVVGNPPFLGGHRLRLTLNDEYVDRIFAKFPEVEGQVDICTYWFRLTHNHLGENCRAGLVGTNTISQGQSRKAALDYITQNGGYIYDVISTQPWSGEAKVHISIINWLKTSETKELTYRIDHKVVSNINSSLKAEVDVTQAKCLQANRNYCFKGVQPSGKGFLVTEMQVKQWIKANSKNQEVLKLFIQGQDLAQNVNGKPDRWIIDFNEMSLEDASEYKLPFNHVKNYVKPERDQNRRETTKLNWWKYGEKRPGMRKALATLPFYFVVPRVSKWSIFILAIPDWLPGDGTNIVASDDFYVLGILTSNLHRQWVKAQSSTLKADTRYTHNTCFETFPFPQNCSEKIKTEIRAAMQAIHDYRTEQMERKQWGITQLYNQFFNEPTSQLAKLHAQLDQLVCKAYGIKSNDDPLKFLLELNFEVANRESQGLSVVAPG from the coding sequence ATGAATGGCCTACTGAATAATATTCAAAACTTTGTTGATTACGTCCGTACTTTGAAGGGAGATGAAAAAGGGGAGGCTCAGGTATTTTGCGATCGCCTTTTTCAAGCATTCGGTCATCAAGGCTACAAAGAAGCAGGAGCCGAACTAGAATATCGGGTAAAAGCGAAAGGCAAAACCACAAAATTTGCTGATTTATTGTGGCGACCTCGGTTATTACTGGAAATGAAAAAACGGGGGGAAAACTTAGAAAAACACTATCAGCAAGCTTTTGAATATTGGCTAGAATTAGTGCCGCACCGTCCCAAATATGTAGTGCTTTGTAATTTTGATGAGTTTTGGATATACGATTTAGATCTTCAGCTTCGGGAACCTGTCGATCGAGTTAGTTTAGAAGAGTTACCCAATCGATTTACTGCTCTTAACTTTCTCTTTCCCGAAAATCGTCAGCCTTTATTTAATAATAACAAAATTGATGTCACCAGAACTGCGGCTGATAAAGTTGCTCAAGTTTTTAATCGCTTAGTGCAGCGAGGAGAAAAAGTAGAAACGGCGCAAAGGTTTATTCTTCAGTGTGTAGTGGCATTGTTTGCCGAAGATATCGATTTGTTACCTAGAGGTTTATTTACAGAATTTTTAGGTGATTGCCAAATGAATCGAGTTAGTTCTTATGATTTAATTGGGGGATTATTTCGGCAGATGGGAAGCGATCGGCCCGCGCCCAAAGATAGCCGCTATGGAGATGTACCTTATTTTAATGGTGGCATATTTTCAACAATTGAACCCATACACCTCACCAGAGGCGAAATCGACTTGCTATTAGACGCATCGGCAGAACGATGGTCAAAAGTGGAACCTGCGATTTTCGGGGCGTTATTTGAGTCTAGCATGGGTAAAGAAGAACGTCATGCTTTAGGCGCTCACTACACTAGCGAGGCAGATATTCAAAAAGTAGTTTTACCTACGATTATCCGCCCTTGGCGAGAACGGATTGAAGCGGCAAATACCTTGAAGGATTTGCTAGCACTACGACAAGAATTAATCAATTTTAAAATTCTCGATCCGGCCTGTGGTAGTGGGAATTTTCTTTATGTTGCTTATCGGGAACTGAAGCGACTAGAGGCACAATTGCTCACCAAGATTCATCAAAGTTTCAGTCGTGCTGCTAATGTAATTGGTACGATGTCGCTGGTAAAAACAAGCCAGTTTTATGGTATTGATATTAAACCGTTTGCAGTGGAATTGGCAAAGGTAACATTGATGCTGGCTAAAAAGTTAGCACTGGATGAAGAAAATCATTTGCTCAATGTGGTACAGATGAACTTAGCACTCGATATGGATCGGGCGTTACCTCTTGATAATTTGGATAAAAATATTCGCTGTGATGATGCTTTGTTTTGTGATTGGGAAACAGTTGATGTAGTAGTTGGTAATCCTCCATTTTTAGGTGGTCATCGTCTGCGACTAACCCTTAATGATGAGTATGTTGATCGCATTTTTGCTAAATTTCCTGAAGTAGAAGGTCAAGTAGATATTTGTACTTACTGGTTTCGCCTTACTCATAATCATTTGGGGGAAAATTGTCGCGCTGGTTTAGTAGGGACAAACACTATCTCTCAAGGTCAAAGTCGTAAAGCTGCTTTAGATTATATTACCCAAAATGGCGGCTACATTTACGATGTTATCTCTACACAACCTTGGTCTGGTGAAGCGAAAGTACACATTAGCATTATTAATTGGTTAAAAACCTCTGAGACGAAGGAATTAACCTACCGGATCGATCATAAAGTTGTTTCAAATATCAACTCTTCCCTTAAAGCTGAAGTTGATGTTACCCAGGCAAAATGCTTACAAGCTAATAGAAACTATTGTTTTAAAGGTGTACAGCCTAGTGGGAAAGGTTTTCTGGTTACTGAAATGCAGGTCAAGCAATGGATTAAAGCCAATTCAAAAAATCAAGAAGTTCTCAAACTGTTTATTCAGGGGCAAGACTTAGCACAGAATGTAAATGGTAAGCCGGATCGTTGGATTATTGATTTTAATGAGATGAGTTTAGAAGATGCCAGTGAATACAAACTGCCTTTTAACCATGTCAAAAACTATGTAAAGCCAGAACGAGATCAAAACAGAAGAGAGACAACAAAGTTAAATTGGTGGAAATATGGTGAAAAACGTCCGGGAATGCGAAAAGCTTTAGCAACTTTACCCTTTTATTTCGTTGTTCCCAGGGTATCAAAATGGTCGATTTTTATTCTTGCCATTCCAGATTGGCTGCCGGGTGATGGTACTAATATCGTTGCTTCTGATGACTTCTACGTTCTTGGAATCCTAACTTCAAATCTACATCGCCAATGGGTGAAAGCGCAAAGCTCAACCCTTAAAGCCGATACACGCTACACTCACAACACCTGTTTTGAAACCTTCCCCTTTCCCCAAAATTGCTCAGAAAAAATCAAAACTGAAATTCGAGCAGCAATGCAAGCTATCCATGATTACCGCACTGAACAAATGGAGCGAAAACAGTGGGGAATTACCCAACTATACAACCAATTTTTTAATGAACCAACCAGTCAACTCGCTAAACTTCATGCTCAATTAGATCAACTCGTTTGTAAAGCTTACGGTATCAAATCCAACGATGATCCATTAAAGTTTCTATTAGAGTTGAATTTTGAAGTAGCAAATCGGGAATCTCAAGGTTTATCTGTTGTCGCTCCAGGTTGA
- a CDS encoding DUF29 domain-containing protein translates to MIPKTTQKPLYDRDFFLWLEDTAAKLKARDINNLDWDNLVEEIEALSISQKHEVESRLKPILAHILKRCYVPLPDCFRVWQVTIRTQRNDLQRLLKKAPSLRNHLLTEFDDIYQEALSEVCEEYPETQFPQTWEFSRDLDAILTEILW, encoded by the coding sequence ATGATACCTAAAACTACTCAAAAACCGCTATACGATCGCGATTTTTTTCTCTGGCTAGAAGACACAGCAGCAAAGTTAAAAGCGCGAGATATTAATAATTTAGATTGGGATAATTTGGTGGAGGAAATTGAAGCTTTAAGTATTTCGCAAAAGCACGAAGTAGAAAGCCGTTTAAAACCAATTTTAGCGCATATTCTAAAACGGTGTTACGTGCCTCTCCCCGATTGTTTTCGAGTTTGGCAAGTTACTATTCGGACGCAGCGCAATGATTTGCAGCGCCTTCTCAAAAAAGCACCAAGTTTACGCAATCATCTGCTAACAGAATTTGATGATATTTACCAAGAAGCGCTTTCCGAAGTGTGTGAAGAATATCCCGAAACTCAGTTCCCGCAGACATGGGAATTTAGCCGCGATTTGGATGCAATCTTAACAGAAATATTATGGTAA
- a CDS encoding type II toxin-antitoxin system HicB family antitoxin, translating to MKNKEFYVVIERDEDGIYIGEVPQLKACYSQGETIDELIHNIREVIEMCLEELEEEW from the coding sequence ATGAAAAATAAAGAGTTTTACGTTGTCATTGAACGGGATGAAGATGGAATATATATCGGTGAAGTTCCACAACTCAAGGCTTGCTATAGCCAAGGAGAAACCATTGATGAACTCATACACAATATCCGCGAAGTCATTGAAATGTGTCTTGAAGAATTAGAAGAAGAATGGTAG
- a CDS encoding Rpn family recombination-promoting nuclease/putative transposase, with protein MKFINPKTDYAFKKIFSSDDSQDILISFLNAIVYQGQPVIASLEIIDPYAPGRISALKNTYFDVKAKLNNGQNVLIEMQAFNVPAFTKRIAYNTAKAYANQLKIGEEYLEVRPLISLAVMDFTLFEVSQTVISQFIFKEKHQLFDYPEYPFELVFVELPKFKKTLEELESITDKWLYFLRKAPDLEIVPQKMAIVPEIDKAFAIANRINLSVEELDDLEKREQFVREQKGSIEFSREKGREEGLVEGIQTGQLTLVQRLLRRRFGEITDEILNRLEQLSSDDLMALGDAIFDFSSLADLVAWLETK; from the coding sequence ATGAAGTTTATCAACCCCAAAACAGACTACGCTTTCAAAAAGATTTTTAGCTCCGATGATAGCCAAGATATTTTGATCAGTTTTCTGAATGCGATCGTCTATCAAGGTCAGCCTGTCATCGCCAGCTTAGAAATTATCGATCCCTACGCTCCCGGTCGCATTTCAGCTTTAAAAAACACTTATTTTGATGTAAAAGCTAAATTGAATAACGGCCAAAATGTCTTGATAGAAATGCAAGCGTTTAATGTGCCTGCTTTTACCAAAAGGATTGCTTATAACACCGCTAAAGCTTACGCCAATCAACTTAAAATAGGGGAAGAGTATCTGGAAGTTAGACCTTTGATTTCATTAGCAGTGATGGATTTTACCCTGTTTGAAGTTTCTCAAACGGTAATTTCCCAATTTATTTTTAAAGAGAAGCACCAGCTATTTGATTATCCAGAATATCCGTTTGAGTTGGTATTTGTGGAGTTACCGAAATTTAAGAAAACTTTAGAGGAGTTAGAAAGTATAACGGATAAATGGCTGTATTTTTTGCGAAAAGCACCCGACCTGGAAATAGTACCACAAAAGATGGCAATTGTGCCAGAAATTGATAAAGCGTTTGCGATCGCCAATCGAATCAATTTGAGTGTAGAGGAGTTAGACGATTTGGAGAAGCGAGAACAGTTTGTCAGGGAACAAAAAGGATCGATCGAGTTTAGTCGTGAGAAAGGTCGTGAGGAAGGTCTTGTCGAGGGAATACAAACAGGTCAACTAACATTGGTGCAGCGACTATTAAGGCGACGATTTGGCGAAATTACAGATGAAATTCTCAATCGTTTGGAGCAGTTATCATCAGATGACTTAATGGCTTTAGGCGATGCTATTTTCGATTTTTCCAGTTTAGCCGATTTAGTGGCTTGGTTGGAAACTAAGTAA
- a CDS encoding Uma2 family endonuclease: protein MIAQIETKNYTAEEYLELEIASETRNEYYNGEIIPMTGGTPNHNEIAGNLYILLKLALKGKAYRTFYVDQRLWIPDVSLYTYPDIMVLPKPLELQTGRKDTVINPCFIGEVLSKSTQNYDRSEKFAAYRTIPTFQEYLLIDQYRIHVEHYVKTNVNQWIFSEYDDPNVTLSFRVFEFQVKIAELYENIDFTNES from the coding sequence ATGATTGCTCAAATTGAGACAAAAAACTACACTGCTGAAGAATATCTAGAACTTGAAATTGCCTCAGAAACTCGCAACGAATATTACAATGGAGAAATTATCCCGATGACTGGTGGAACACCTAATCATAACGAAATTGCAGGAAACCTCTATATTCTTCTTAAGCTTGCTCTCAAAGGAAAAGCTTACCGAACTTTTTATGTCGATCAAAGACTTTGGATTCCAGATGTTAGCCTCTATACCTACCCCGATATTATGGTACTCCCAAAGCCGCTAGAACTGCAAACTGGACGCAAAGACACAGTAATAAATCCTTGCTTTATTGGAGAAGTTCTATCTAAATCTACCCAAAATTATGACCGTAGTGAAAAATTTGCCGCCTATCGCACTATTCCCACTTTTCAAGAATATCTTTTAATCGATCAATATCGAATTCATGTCGAACATTATGTTAAAACTAATGTCAATCAATGGATTTTCTCAGAATACGACGATCCTAATGTTACCCTATCTTTTAGGGTATTTGAGTTTCAAGTTAAAATTGCAGAACTATATGAAAATATTGACTTTACTAACGAATCATAG